In Gracilimonas sp., a single window of DNA contains:
- a CDS encoding helix-turn-helix transcriptional regulator: MRLYYQEPDKSIQGFVEHILVLEDFPVAGSFALPLYANGMPNLLFKTKKGLIGNNSAGNLTLFGQTTCPENWVVEEDFTLIAYFFKPYAIGALFGIAARELTDHPIDLALWKPAKAYELQEQLLNAETTENRLKLLNKFIFELIKNHKKSCQAVKYSAHQLMACPEPDALSNIRNELEISTRTFQRRFKKHVGVSANQFRRICQFYSGFRQLQSGQFQKLSDIAFQHGYADQSHYIRLFREFTNITPKEYLKLGAAE, from the coding sequence ATGAGACTCTATTATCAAGAACCAGATAAATCGATTCAAGGATTTGTGGAACACATTTTAGTACTGGAGGATTTCCCGGTAGCCGGTTCTTTCGCCCTCCCTCTGTATGCCAATGGAATGCCCAACCTTCTGTTTAAAACAAAAAAAGGGCTTATTGGAAATAACAGTGCAGGCAACTTAACCTTGTTTGGACAAACCACATGTCCTGAAAATTGGGTTGTTGAGGAAGACTTTACCTTAATCGCCTACTTTTTTAAGCCTTATGCTATAGGTGCATTATTTGGAATCGCTGCAAGGGAACTCACTGATCACCCAATTGATCTTGCTTTATGGAAACCTGCAAAAGCCTATGAGCTTCAGGAACAGTTATTGAATGCAGAAACCACAGAGAACAGGTTAAAATTATTGAACAAATTTATCTTTGAACTAATCAAAAATCATAAAAAAAGCTGTCAGGCAGTAAAATATTCAGCCCATCAGTTAATGGCTTGTCCCGAACCGGATGCTTTATCTAACATTCGAAATGAGCTGGAAATAAGTACAAGAACCTTCCAAAGGAGGTTTAAGAAACATGTAGGGGTTTCAGCTAACCAGTTCAGGCGGATTTGTCAATTTTATTCGGGGTTTAGGCAGTTGCAGAGCGGCCAATTCCAAAAGTTGTCTGATATTGCCTTCCAACACGGCTATGCCGACCAAAGTCATTATATCAGGCTATTCAGGGAATTCACCAATATTACGCCCAAAGAGTACCTTAAACTGGGTGCCGCAGAATAA
- a CDS encoding ester cyclase, whose product MNTHILMILTGILLLFSTCNSQVDRLEQNKNLVLKANQELLNNGNTAYVDSVFAEDYRVDGAETGREAIKNFISTLLQAFPDLEVTIEPVLAEGDLVGWQRTHTGTHRGQIMGIPASNQQITWENLIISRIVDGKIVEEWSQGNLQQKLQAIEAEN is encoded by the coding sequence ATGAATACTCATATTCTGATGATTTTAACCGGAATACTGCTCCTTTTCAGTACTTGTAATAGTCAGGTTGACAGACTGGAGCAAAACAAAAACCTGGTCCTTAAAGCCAACCAAGAGTTACTCAATAACGGCAACACAGCTTACGTGGACTCCGTTTTTGCTGAAGATTATCGAGTTGATGGGGCAGAGACAGGAAGGGAGGCTATTAAAAATTTCATTTCCACTCTTTTACAGGCCTTTCCGGATCTGGAGGTCACGATTGAGCCTGTACTTGCAGAAGGCGACCTTGTAGGTTGGCAAAGAACGCACACCGGTACTCACCGGGGGCAGATTATGGGTATCCCCGCTTCAAATCAGCAAATAACGTGGGAGAATTTGATCATTTCACGTATTGTTGATGGGAAAATTGTGGAAGAATGGAGTCAGGGAAATTTGCAACAAAAGCTACAAGCCATTGAAGCTGAGAATTAG
- a CDS encoding GyrI-like domain-containing protein, translating into MQEPRIVTISELKLVGKRIQTTLAENSTGKLWQSFGPYKKEILHPANTDLYSVQIFAEDQDFKKFTPQTRFEKWAAIEVDRFDELPNGMESLTLKGGKYAVFIHKGLPSDFPKTSHYIHREWMPNSLYELDSRPHFEIMKEGYSPTDPEAEEEVWVPIKQNEIGYEL; encoded by the coding sequence ATGCAGGAACCTCGTATTGTTACTATTTCTGAACTGAAGTTAGTAGGTAAGCGAATCCAAACCACCCTCGCTGAGAACAGCACTGGAAAATTATGGCAATCTTTTGGCCCATATAAGAAAGAGATTCTTCACCCGGCCAATACAGATTTATACTCGGTCCAAATTTTTGCTGAAGATCAGGATTTTAAGAAATTCACTCCGCAAACCCGGTTCGAGAAATGGGCTGCTATAGAAGTAGATAGATTTGATGAGCTCCCCAACGGAATGGAAAGCCTCACCCTAAAGGGCGGTAAATATGCCGTTTTCATTCACAAAGGGCTGCCATCCGATTTTCCGAAAACCAGTCATTATATCCACCGGGAATGGATGCCAAATTCATTGTATGAATTAGATAGTCGACCTCACTTTGAAATTATGAAGGAAGGATATAGTCCAACAGATCCCGAGGCTGAAGAAGAAGTTTGGGTTCCCATTAAACAAAACGAAATTGGTTATGAACTTTGA
- a CDS encoding dihydrofolate reductase family protein → MSKVIFNISMSLDGYVADPNDDPSQLHEWYFSGDTEIPGTPFKVSKASAEMMGKAGGSVGAMVTGRRNFDLANAWGGHPPLGVHHFVVTHNPATEWEKPDSPFTFVPEGVEDAIAKAKELAETKTVCISSPSILQQALKAGLVDEIYIDLIPVLLGEGKTLFENTSQPKLECTSSVEGTGVIHLGFKVVS, encoded by the coding sequence ATGTCGAAAGTAATATTCAATATCAGCATGTCTCTTGATGGATATGTTGCGGATCCAAATGATGACCCAAGTCAACTGCATGAATGGTACTTTAGCGGAGATACCGAAATACCGGGAACGCCATTCAAAGTATCCAAAGCCAGTGCCGAAATGATGGGTAAAGCAGGTGGTTCTGTTGGAGCAATGGTTACGGGACGAAGAAACTTTGATCTTGCGAATGCATGGGGCGGCCACCCTCCATTGGGTGTTCATCACTTTGTAGTCACCCACAACCCTGCAACCGAGTGGGAAAAACCGGATTCCCCGTTCACATTTGTCCCCGAAGGTGTAGAAGATGCCATCGCAAAGGCAAAAGAACTGGCAGAGACAAAAACTGTTTGTATAAGCTCCCCGAGCATATTACAACAAGCACTTAAGGCGGGTTTGGTTGATGAGATATACATTGACTTGATACCGGTCCTGCTTGGCGAAGGCAAGACATTATTTGAAAATACTTCACAACCTAAACTGGAATGTACAAGTTCTGTCGAAGGAACAGGAGTCATCCATCTTGGATTTAAGGTGGTAAGCTGA
- a CDS encoding FMN-binding negative transcriptional regulator, which produces MYDLPYYKEQDEQVIKEFIDRHPFAFLSGCDTENKPIATQVPVFIEKREGRKILSGHIMKNTDHHKAFLHNEHVLAVFTGPHTYVSAAWYSNPHLASTWNYMSVHAKGKISFLDEAGLEEVLRKTTLHFEGYDQHSPTVFDNLPSEYRQKMMKYIVAFEIEVTEMNNVFKLSQDRDAESYHNIIEELKTQDEDGRVIAAEMEKRMKGVFPED; this is translated from the coding sequence ATGTACGATCTTCCGTATTACAAAGAACAAGATGAACAGGTAATTAAAGAGTTTATTGATCGACATCCGTTTGCTTTTTTAAGCGGGTGCGATACCGAAAACAAGCCGATTGCTACACAAGTGCCCGTTTTTATCGAAAAAAGGGAAGGCCGAAAAATATTGAGCGGGCACATCATGAAAAATACCGACCACCATAAAGCCTTCTTGCACAATGAACACGTGCTTGCGGTTTTCACCGGCCCTCATACCTATGTAAGTGCCGCATGGTACAGTAATCCTCATCTGGCTTCTACATGGAACTATATGAGTGTGCATGCAAAAGGCAAGATCAGTTTTCTGGATGAGGCAGGTTTAGAAGAAGTGCTTCGTAAAACAACGCTTCATTTTGAAGGCTATGATCAGCACTCCCCTACGGTTTTTGACAACCTTCCTTCTGAGTATAGACAAAAAATGATGAAGTACATTGTGGCTTTTGAAATTGAAGTAACCGAAATGAATAATGTTTTCAAATTAAGTCAGGACAGAGATGCCGAGAGCTATCACAATATCATTGAGGAGCTGAAAACACAGGATGAAGACGGACGTGTGATTGCCGCAGAGATGGAAAAAAGAATGAAGGGCGTTTTTCCGGAAGATTGA
- a CDS encoding transcriptional regulator, translating to MNVSFDDLHKAFENRVRLGIMSALAVNDSLDFTSLKEFLDVTDGNLATHIKKLEQEGFVEVEKSFIDNKPNTSYSMTPKGKKAFEEHLKVLETIIKSQQ from the coding sequence GTGAACGTATCATTCGACGATCTACATAAAGCATTTGAGAATAGGGTCAGGCTGGGGATTATGTCGGCCTTGGCCGTCAACGATTCTCTGGACTTCACTTCTCTTAAGGAATTCCTGGATGTGACCGACGGAAACCTGGCCACCCACATCAAAAAGCTGGAACAAGAAGGCTTTGTGGAGGTGGAGAAATCTTTCATCGACAATAAACCCAACACCAGTTACTCCATGACCCCGAAGGGCAAAAAAGCATTTGAAGAACATCTCAAAGTCCTGGAAACCATCATCAAATCACAACAATAG
- a CDS encoding adenylate/guanylate cyclase domain-containing protein, translating to MKLSYISLRWKLLSGFVGLVVIIVLSLLISVSQIVDSRIRQDIDTNFVEAGRVFERIQDIRFRQLRQTAILLADIPSLKAAISTGDTVTVNQKIQQELRYLLDFDPVIPDTLIPEEFYANPDSAGLLLISDSQGRPLGQLSTRELPQFSIADRPGVTHALNGNMPSQTYIWKEDHRYFNVITIPIWAGRNLVGTLSYGFPIRQLETEQLSRDIGLEVIFYVDDQLLAGSFKKLSSDDETHLSKMIHEATFETLRTKKATTSEIVLDGKTWLIYLAPMFEITDELEGIRGYYAVAKSLTEALGPLQSLQLLIFGIGIIAIAASILISIWLTRRITKPIDLLVAGVHRVEKEDFSREVPITSNDEIGKLTSAFNNLAEGLRERLLMLKFVSEATLDAIKKNISRIEPGGERRNITVLFSDIRGFTSWSENHSPEEVIDMLNNLLSFQAELVKQFGGDVDKFVGDELVAVFQGKDKDQKAVNAAIRIQKKITSMLEGEQEELAVGIGINSGEAVMGAMGSENRMDYTVLGNTVNLGARLCTAAQKHQILISNSVFLNLERKIPVSELDQIQVKGIEKPITIYEINWKDEIFSATNEEELHDET from the coding sequence ATGAAGCTGTCTTACATTAGCTTGCGATGGAAATTACTTTCCGGCTTTGTCGGTTTAGTGGTCATTATTGTACTTAGCCTGCTTATAAGTGTAAGTCAGATTGTAGATTCGCGTATTCGTCAGGATATTGATACCAATTTCGTAGAAGCCGGCCGGGTTTTTGAACGCATTCAGGATATCCGTTTTCGTCAACTACGTCAAACCGCCATTCTGCTTGCCGATATACCCAGCCTGAAAGCCGCTATCAGTACCGGCGACACGGTAACCGTAAACCAAAAAATTCAACAGGAATTACGGTATCTCCTGGATTTTGACCCGGTGATTCCGGATACCCTGATTCCTGAAGAATTTTATGCCAATCCGGACTCGGCAGGACTGTTATTAATCTCCGATTCCCAAGGCCGGCCCCTCGGACAGCTTTCAACCCGGGAATTACCACAATTTTCAATTGCAGACCGCCCCGGTGTAACCCATGCCTTGAACGGGAATATGCCTTCCCAAACATATATCTGGAAGGAAGATCATCGTTATTTCAATGTAATCACCATACCGATTTGGGCCGGGCGCAATCTCGTTGGCACTCTTTCCTACGGATTCCCCATCCGTCAGCTCGAAACCGAACAATTATCCCGGGATATTGGACTGGAAGTCATCTTTTATGTGGATGACCAACTATTAGCCGGATCTTTTAAAAAACTATCCTCTGATGATGAAACCCATCTTTCAAAAATGATTCATGAGGCAACTTTTGAAACCTTACGAACCAAAAAAGCCACCACTTCCGAAATTGTTTTGGACGGCAAAACCTGGCTCATTTACCTGGCTCCCATGTTCGAGATTACTGATGAATTAGAGGGAATTCGCGGATATTATGCAGTTGCCAAATCATTAACGGAAGCCCTGGGTCCGCTTCAAAGTCTGCAACTTTTGATTTTCGGAATTGGCATTATAGCCATTGCGGCATCGATTCTTATTAGTATTTGGTTAACTCGCCGAATCACCAAACCCATCGATTTACTTGTAGCCGGAGTGCACCGGGTAGAAAAAGAAGATTTCAGCCGGGAAGTGCCCATCACCAGCAATGACGAGATAGGGAAACTTACATCTGCGTTCAATAATCTCGCAGAGGGTTTGAGAGAACGGCTGTTAATGCTAAAATTTGTTTCTGAGGCCACCCTTGATGCCATCAAAAAAAATATTTCCCGCATTGAACCGGGTGGTGAACGCCGAAACATCACGGTTCTTTTTTCTGATATTCGAGGGTTTACTTCCTGGAGTGAAAACCATTCTCCGGAAGAAGTAATTGATATGCTTAACAACCTGTTGAGCTTCCAGGCAGAACTGGTAAAACAATTTGGAGGAGATGTAGATAAATTTGTTGGTGACGAATTAGTGGCTGTTTTTCAGGGAAAAGATAAAGACCAAAAAGCAGTAAATGCCGCGATTCGCATTCAGAAAAAGATTACCTCCATGCTGGAGGGAGAGCAGGAAGAACTGGCAGTGGGGATTGGCATCAACAGCGGCGAAGCAGTTATGGGGGCCATGGGCAGCGAAAACAGGATGGACTATACGGTACTTGGCAACACCGTTAACCTGGGGGCAAGGTTGTGTACAGCCGCTCAAAAACATCAAATCCTGATTTCAAATTCCGTTTTTTTAAACCTGGAACGTAAAATTCC
- a CDS encoding DPP IV N-terminal domain-containing protein has protein sequence MAFRSYRTGDNEIWVMDVDGNNQTNLTNEPSTDIDHRWSPDGMQIAFENFRTFDNEIWVMDADGSHLTNLTDDPGADTSPSWRPEE, from the coding sequence ATCGCTTTTCGCAGCTACCGAACCGGGGATAATGAGATCTGGGTAATGGACGTCGACGGGAACAACCAAACCAACCTGACGAACGAGCCAAGTACTGACATCGACCACCGGTGGTCGCCGGACGGGATGCAGATCGCCTTCGAAAACTTTCGCACCTTTGATAATGAGATCTGGGTAATGGACGCTGACGGATCCCATTTGACCAACCTGACTGATGATCCGGGTGCAGACACGTCTCCCAGCTGGCGGCCGGAGGAGTGA
- a CDS encoding TfoX/Sxy family protein, with product MAYDEGLAQRIRDLLQDNRNVEEKKMFGGLCFMISGHMAFGIIKNELMARVGPEQYEMSLSRAHAKEMDFTGKALKGMIYVAPEGLTTDQDLKSWMDVCLTFISSLPPKN from the coding sequence ATGGCTTACGATGAAGGGTTGGCTCAGCGAATACGTGATCTTCTGCAGGATAACAGAAATGTAGAAGAGAAAAAGATGTTTGGCGGACTTTGCTTTATGATTTCAGGTCATATGGCATTCGGTATCATTAAAAATGAACTGATGGCACGTGTTGGCCCTGAACAATATGAAATGAGTCTTTCCAGGGCCCATGCTAAAGAAATGGATTTTACAGGAAAGGCCCTGAAGGGTATGATTTATGTGGCACCGGAAGGTTTGACGACGGATCAGGATTTAAAATCCTGGATGGATGTCTGCCTCACTTTCATATCCTCACTACCACCTAAAAATTAA
- a CDS encoding thioesterase family protein → MQTYSKTIEVTWADMDPNRHMRHSVYNDYAAQTRVGMFSDFGLSITEISRLGFGPVLFREETQFLREISLLEIITVTCALTTMRRDGSRWSFLHEIIKEGEDGIKAAQIAVDGAWLNLESRKLGTIPELGEVMNRFPKTENFEWIPDSTSRSE, encoded by the coding sequence ATGCAAACATACAGTAAAACCATTGAGGTGACATGGGCGGATATGGATCCCAACCGCCACATGCGTCATTCCGTGTACAACGACTATGCCGCCCAGACACGGGTCGGAATGTTCTCCGATTTCGGACTCTCCATTACTGAGATCAGCCGCCTGGGTTTTGGCCCCGTCTTGTTTCGGGAAGAGACCCAATTCCTGCGTGAAATAAGTTTGCTTGAAATCATCACGGTCACCTGTGCATTGACCACGATGCGCCGGGACGGTTCCCGCTGGAGCTTTCTGCATGAAATTATCAAGGAAGGCGAAGACGGTATCAAAGCGGCTCAAATCGCCGTTGATGGTGCCTGGCTGAATCTGGAAAGCCGGAAACTGGGCACCATCCCGGAGTTAGGAGAAGTTATGAACCGGTTCCCAAAAACTGAAAACTTCGAATGGATACCTGATTCGACCTCCCGATCAGAGTAA
- a CDS encoding IPT/TIG domain-containing protein, whose amino-acid sequence MNTSKKILTATVTIGTLLILLTGCGKKGGNGITDPVESSPTIESVMPGEGTVGTELTISGSDFSSDATVKVGTVTADVVEFSSSTTLYVTVPSGITGNTALDITVTNGDGGEITSSSAFTAIDPVLSFVNSATKPSGNIGSTVIIDGKAFGDSQGDSRVLFSDGAGGTIPATIASDDDWFDTFIVTTVPSGAEDGPVFVETEIGASSSLDFNVTDAATFSPSTINWTQTTSLPQGLSGHRAVYTPIDDASGNTNSFVHVSGGRDTSAISQKDVFYGQINTDGTISSWNTATALPDSISFHASVVATPFNSKVSGKGFIYALGGVDNTGEPVSSVHFASLNEDGSINSWNTNQALPEPLHSLGAVVFRSAIYIAGGATTGDNPTEKVYKAAIDTSGNLGAWEELASMPSPRMYHGFQSFGAFLYAVGGEGAAESPDDGDFNNNDTKFSTVVYAKINLRTGDITTDGWSINVDEMSKPRSKHSALVTGGNLFVSSGLYAGSGQGSSENTFAQINSDGSVGAFGGATGSNTLQSEGGQNLYNQAAISYIDADGVAHVMILGGDDVNNPGNKQSDVLFY is encoded by the coding sequence ATGAACACCTCAAAAAAGATACTTACAGCTACAGTAACCATAGGGACTTTACTTATCCTGCTCACCGGATGTGGAAAAAAGGGGGGCAATGGAATTACCGATCCGGTAGAATCCTCTCCAACGATTGAAAGCGTCATGCCCGGTGAGGGTACGGTAGGAACAGAACTTACGATTTCAGGTTCTGATTTTTCTTCCGATGCAACCGTTAAAGTAGGCACCGTTACTGCCGACGTTGTTGAGTTTTCTTCTTCAACTACACTTTATGTTACGGTCCCATCCGGCATTACAGGAAATACAGCTTTGGATATTACAGTTACCAATGGCGATGGCGGAGAAATAACTTCAAGTTCGGCATTTACCGCCATTGATCCTGTTCTCTCTTTTGTAAATAGTGCCACTAAGCCATCCGGAAATATTGGAAGTACGGTAATTATCGACGGGAAGGCTTTTGGAGATTCCCAGGGAGATTCCCGGGTTTTATTTTCTGACGGAGCCGGCGGCACAATCCCGGCAACCATTGCCAGTGATGACGATTGGTTCGACACCTTTATTGTAACGACTGTGCCCAGCGGAGCTGAAGACGGCCCTGTTTTTGTTGAAACGGAAATTGGAGCTAGCAGCTCTTTGGATTTTAATGTAACTGATGCGGCCACATTTAGTCCTTCAACGATAAATTGGACACAAACCACATCCCTTCCCCAGGGTCTTAGTGGTCACCGGGCGGTATATACCCCTATTGATGATGCTTCAGGCAATACCAATAGTTTTGTACATGTCAGCGGCGGACGAGATACCTCTGCTATATCCCAAAAGGATGTATTCTATGGTCAAATTAATACTGATGGTACTATAAGCAGCTGGAATACCGCCACCGCTCTGCCCGATTCCATATCTTTCCATGCCTCAGTTGTTGCAACACCTTTTAATTCAAAGGTAAGTGGCAAAGGATTTATTTATGCACTGGGCGGTGTTGATAATACAGGAGAGCCGGTATCCTCGGTTCATTTTGCTTCTCTGAATGAAGACGGATCCATTAATTCCTGGAATACAAACCAGGCTTTGCCGGAACCGCTCCACTCATTAGGTGCAGTCGTTTTCAGAAGTGCAATCTATATTGCCGGCGGTGCAACAACCGGAGATAATCCCACGGAGAAAGTATATAAAGCGGCTATTGATACCTCGGGTAATTTAGGGGCGTGGGAAGAACTGGCTTCTATGCCATCACCGAGAATGTATCACGGTTTTCAATCATTTGGTGCTTTTCTGTATGCGGTAGGCGGTGAAGGAGCTGCCGAAAGTCCGGATGACGGAGATTTTAACAATAATGACACCAAATTTTCTACCGTTGTATATGCTAAAATAAATTTGCGTACCGGTGATATAACCACCGACGGATGGAGCATTAACGTGGATGAAATGTCGAAACCCCGAAGCAAGCATTCTGCCCTGGTTACCGGCGGTAATCTTTTTGTAAGCTCAGGCTTGTATGCCGGCAGCGGACAAGGTTCCTCCGAAAATACCTTCGCACAAATTAACTCTGACGGATCGGTGGGTGCTTTCGGTGGCGCTACCGGGTCTAATACCCTGCAGTCTGAAGGTGGCCAAAACCTTTATAATCAGGCAGCGATTAGCTATATCGATGCAGACGGTGTAGCACACGTTATGATCCTGGGCGGAGACGATGTTAACAATCCTGGGAATAAGCAATCTGATGTATTGTTTTACTAA